From Verrucomicrobiota bacterium JB022, one genomic window encodes:
- a CDS encoding histidinol-phosphate transaminase, whose amino-acid sequence MSTDTLNFRLPRWLRMSGLLASLALIAAPVFAQHEISDDAERAPVKINGNENAFGYSQMAQMAIMQKLQGANRYAAAEAVELQNAIAAREGVPSNHVIQTAGSGPVLVMTALAYAKPGKNIVTVTPGYTQLSRAFEAHGGTVKEVPLNDKLQYDLAAVKAAMDENTAIVYICNPNNPTGTIINPLELTQFVLSAPKDVLVFVDEAYLELAPGGLEKNSMVKLVKQRENMIVARTFSKVYGMAGLRVGYGVAQPATLDKLRPYHMGGPSILSTVAATAALQDTDFFSYSVESYTSVRDMVKKRFDEMGLKYADPNGSFIFVQTGVPIEELQAAMEAEDVLIGRPFPPMLDWARISIGTEEEMQVFLEVFERVMKEKGKLAA is encoded by the coding sequence ATGTCCACCGATACACTCAACTTCCGTCTCCCCCGCTGGCTCCGGATGAGCGGCCTGCTGGCCTCTCTGGCGCTGATCGCGGCCCCGGTCTTTGCCCAACACGAAATCAGCGACGACGCCGAGCGCGCGCCCGTCAAGATCAACGGCAATGAAAACGCTTTCGGCTACTCGCAGATGGCTCAAATGGCCATCATGCAGAAGCTCCAGGGCGCCAACCGCTATGCGGCTGCTGAAGCGGTGGAACTCCAGAATGCCATCGCCGCCCGTGAAGGCGTGCCCAGCAACCATGTGATCCAGACCGCCGGCAGCGGCCCCGTGCTCGTCATGACGGCCCTGGCCTACGCCAAGCCCGGCAAGAATATCGTGACGGTCACCCCTGGCTACACCCAGCTGTCGCGCGCCTTCGAGGCCCACGGCGGCACCGTCAAGGAAGTGCCGCTCAACGACAAGCTGCAGTACGATCTCGCCGCCGTGAAGGCCGCGATGGACGAAAACACCGCCATCGTCTACATCTGCAACCCAAACAACCCGACCGGTACCATCATCAACCCGCTGGAGCTGACCCAATTCGTCCTCTCCGCGCCCAAGGATGTGCTCGTGTTTGTCGACGAAGCCTACCTCGAGCTGGCCCCCGGCGGCCTGGAAAAGAACTCGATGGTCAAGCTCGTCAAGCAGCGTGAAAACATGATCGTGGCCCGCACCTTCTCCAAGGTCTACGGCATGGCCGGCCTGCGCGTCGGCTACGGTGTGGCACAACCCGCCACCCTCGACAAGCTGCGCCCCTACCACATGGGCGGGCCCTCCATCCTCAGCACCGTGGCCGCCACCGCCGCCCTGCAAGACACGGACTTCTTTAGCTACAGCGTCGAGAGCTACACCTCCGTGCGCGACATGGTGAAGAAGCGCTTCGACGAAATGGGCCTCAAGTATGCCGACCCGAATGGCAGCTTCATCTTCGTCCAGACCGGCGTGCCGATTGAAGAGCTGCAAGCCGCGATGGAAGCTGAAGACGTGCTCATCGGTCGCCCCTTCCCGCCCATGCTCGACTGGGCCCGGATCAGCATCGGGACCGAAGAGGAAATGCAAGTCTTCCTCGAAGTCTTCGAGCGCGTGATGAAGGAAAAAGGCAAACTAGCTGCCTAA
- a CDS encoding histidinol-phosphate transaminase produces MLTHFHSVNRLPLFRTGSLLALLALGASPLRAQHEISDDAEQAPVMINYNENAFGYSQMAQMAIMQKLQGANRYAAAESQELQQTLAADEKVKTDHLLVTAGSGAVLTMTGLAYGEPGKNVITTQPGYTDLTDAFVSAGGEAKYVPLNDKLQYDLAAIKQAIDADTKVVYICNPNNPTGTIVNPLELTQFILSAPKDVLIFIDEAYLDLAPGGLEKNSMVKLVSQRPNLIVARTFSKVYGMAGLRIGYGVAQPQTLEKLRPYFQGGPSILSAVAATAAVQDTDFYNYSVESYTQVREMVKKRLDEMGIEYADPNGSFIFIHTGVPIQELNAKLEEQNVIIGRPFPPLLDWARVTLGTPEEMEIFLEAFERAMKDLGKLAA; encoded by the coding sequence ATGCTCACCCACTTCCATTCCGTAAATCGTCTTCCGCTCTTCCGCACCGGCTCGCTGCTGGCGCTCCTGGCCCTCGGCGCCAGCCCGCTACGCGCACAGCACGAGATCAGCGACGACGCCGAACAGGCGCCGGTGATGATCAACTACAACGAAAACGCCTTCGGCTACTCCCAGATGGCCCAGATGGCGATCATGCAGAAGCTGCAGGGCGCCAACCGCTACGCCGCGGCCGAATCCCAGGAGCTGCAGCAGACCTTGGCCGCCGACGAAAAGGTAAAGACCGACCACCTGCTCGTCACCGCCGGCAGCGGAGCCGTGCTGACCATGACCGGCCTCGCTTACGGGGAGCCGGGCAAGAACGTGATCACCACCCAGCCGGGCTACACCGACTTGACGGACGCCTTCGTCTCGGCCGGCGGGGAGGCCAAGTATGTGCCGCTCAACGACAAGCTGCAGTACGACCTCGCCGCGATCAAGCAGGCCATCGACGCCGACACCAAGGTCGTCTACATCTGCAACCCGAACAACCCGACCGGCACCATCGTCAACCCGCTGGAGCTGACCCAGTTCATCCTCTCCGCGCCCAAGGACGTGCTGATCTTTATCGACGAAGCCTACCTCGACCTCGCACCGGGGGGCCTCGAAAAGAACTCAATGGTCAAACTCGTCTCGCAGCGCCCCAACCTGATCGTGGCCCGCACCTTCTCCAAGGTCTACGGCATGGCGGGCCTGCGCATCGGCTATGGCGTGGCCCAGCCCCAGACGCTGGAAAAGCTGCGACCCTACTTCCAGGGTGGGCCCTCGATCCTCAGCGCAGTGGCTGCCACGGCCGCAGTCCAGGATACCGACTTCTACAACTACAGCGTCGAGAGCTATACGCAGGTGCGCGAGATGGTGAAAAAGCGCCTCGATGAGATGGGCATCGAATACGCCGACCCGAACGGCAGCTTCATTTTTATCCACACCGGCGTGCCGATCCAGGAGCTCAACGCCAAGCTGGAAGAGCAGAACGTGATCATCGGTCGCCCCTTCCCGCCCCTGCTCGACTGGGCCCGCGTCACCCTGGGCACCCCGGAGGAGATGGAAATCTTCCTCGAAGCCTTCGAGCGCGCGATGAAGGATCTGGGCAAGCTCGCCGCCTGA
- a CDS encoding aminotransferase class I/II-fold pyridoxal phosphate-dependent enzyme encodes MSPHLKSLHLLRRLQQSSLLAAFSLVAAPLFAQHEINDEAERGPVNISINENAFGYSQMSQMAIMQKLQGANRYPREEAMALQQALAAREGLPANHIIQTDGSGPVLLMTAMAYAEPGKNVVSSTPGYTQLTDSFVQQGGEFKSVPLNSKLEVDLKAIKAAMDENTAIVYICNPNNPTGTVPNPIELSQFILSAPKDVLIFIDEAYLELAPGGLEKHSMAKLVKQRENLIVSRTFSKAWGLAGLRIGYGIAQPQVLEKLEPYHMQYPSILSAVAAVAAIEDQDHFAYNVEQYHKVRDEFKAKLDAWGLKYAEPNGSFIFVHTGVPIEELQADMAAEQVLIGRPFPPLMDWARISIGSEEEMAVFYEVFEKVMKQKGKIST; translated from the coding sequence ATGTCCCCGCACTTGAAGAGTCTCCACCTCCTCCGCCGGCTGCAGCAAAGCAGCCTGCTCGCGGCCTTCTCTCTGGTCGCCGCACCGCTGTTTGCGCAGCACGAAATCAATGACGAGGCCGAGCGCGGCCCCGTCAACATCTCGATCAACGAGAACGCCTTTGGCTATTCGCAGATGTCGCAGATGGCCATTATGCAGAAGCTCCAAGGCGCCAATCGCTACCCGCGCGAAGAAGCGATGGCCTTGCAACAGGCGCTGGCCGCCCGCGAAGGCTTGCCCGCCAACCACATCATCCAGACCGACGGCAGCGGCCCGGTACTCTTGATGACGGCCATGGCCTACGCCGAACCCGGCAAGAACGTCGTCTCCTCCACGCCTGGCTATACGCAGCTGACGGACTCGTTTGTGCAGCAGGGCGGCGAGTTCAAGTCGGTGCCGCTCAACAGCAAGCTCGAAGTCGACTTGAAGGCGATCAAGGCGGCGATGGACGAAAACACTGCCATCGTCTACATCTGCAACCCGAACAACCCGACCGGCACGGTGCCCAACCCGATCGAGTTGAGCCAGTTCATCCTCTCCGCCCCCAAGGACGTGCTGATCTTTATCGACGAGGCTTACCTGGAGCTGGCTCCGGGCGGGCTGGAAAAGCACTCGATGGCCAAGCTGGTCAAACAGCGCGAAAACCTGATCGTCTCCCGCACCTTCTCCAAGGCATGGGGCCTCGCTGGCCTGCGCATCGGCTACGGGATCGCCCAGCCGCAGGTCCTCGAGAAGCTTGAGCCCTACCACATGCAGTATCCGTCGATCCTCAGCGCCGTGGCCGCCGTGGCCGCAATCGAGGACCAGGACCACTTCGCTTACAACGTCGAGCAGTATCACAAGGTGCGCGACGAATTTAAGGCCAAACTGGACGCCTGGGGCCTGAAATATGCTGAACCCAACGGCAGCTTCATCTTTGTGCACACCGGCGTGCCGATCGAAGAACTGCAGGCCGATATGGCCGCCGAGCAGGTCCTGATCGGTCGCCCCTTCCCTCCCCTGATGGACTGGGCCCGCATCAGCATCGGCTCGGAGGAAGAGATGGCCGTCTTCTACGAGGTCTTCGAGAAGGTGATGAAGCAGAAAGGCAAGATTTCTACCTGA